TGTGGATTATTCAAATCAGATAACCATCTGTGCACTTGGATTTGGTGGGCCTAATGACTCGGTCACAGATTACGCCGCGCTGTCCGTAGGGTGTCATCTTTTTGCACAGGTGGTCTCTTGTTCTGCGGTAAGATGACTTCACTGGCAAATTGACAAGAAAAGCATCGGCGTGTCTTCGCTTAGCTCTCATGACCCCTTTTGTCCTGTTTTGAGACTTAACAGCACATTTGCGCAGGGTCGATCGGTGCTTGCGAGTGGACGATGCTCCCGCCGACGACCTGAGACTACGGTGTCTATTTGCGGCGGTGCCACTGTTTCTGGCTCCTCGAAAAACCAGAACCCGCAGGCGCTCGTACCGCTGACATGCTTCCACCAACTAGTATTTGAAGTCCACTGCCTCAAGCGCTCGGTTAGGTAGACGAGGGTTAGCAGCTGAGAAAAGCAAATGACAGCTGACATTCTGCGAGCTcgttgcaacaaaaaaaatgaccccgGGCCACCTGCAATCCGCCGGGGCCAACGGGACAGCTGTCTCggccggggtggggggaaaCGATTCAAGTTTTCAGGGAGAGGGCAAAGCGATCCGGAAAAGGGGGAGAGGCCGAGGACGTCTGATTTTTAACAGCAAGAGAtatcgctgcccccccccccccaaaaaaaaccatctcTTCCTCTTTTGAATTATGTAGCTGCGATGCGATCAAAGGAAGTCAAGCCTGTGAGCTTGTGAAACGGAGTCATTCGTCAAGGCAGGATTCTGCTTCCTTGGGTTGAGATTAATACGATCAAGCCGCTCAGAGTCTCAATCGTGTGACTGCCTGACTTTTGTCACGCATTCATGCTCATCTGCATCACAATGACTGcttctgcgttttttttttgttgtttttaattgcttAGGCTGCAAGAAAGCGGGTGTGCTCAACATGCCAGTGAAGTGAAATGAAACGACGGCACTCGTGCCTACTTTTGAGAGCAAAAAGACCTTTTAGACAAAAGTGAATGCGAACTGCAACAATGGTACCGACATTCTTAGCCCCATAAGTAAAAAGGTCTGCGTTCTATTTTTGAACGGGGCGAGAGGATTATACAGTAAAAACCCACCggccgcacgcacgcacacgccacCAATGATGCAATCCAGAAATATCAACTTGAGGTTGTGGCTGAGGTAACTCCCATCGCTGACTTGATCTGCATTTGTTTCCGCTCATTCTATTCCAAGAATTTCACGTGTTCCCTACTGTACGCTAGTTGTTCACCGTAAATTGTTCGGCAGTCGGCTCATTTGCTGACTGCATCATATTTTTAATAGTAGttgtttaaattaattaattagttaattagttaattTTTAATGGTGCTCTGCCGTTTTCATGTCGCGCGTCCGCGTCAAAGGTGAAATTGCCATTCGGGGGGGGACCCGCGTGACGTCGTATGCTTTCCGTTGTTAACGTGATCATGCGTGACGTGAACCACCcccttgtttttgttctgtCATCGACAGGTATTAAATGAAGAGTGTGATCAGAACTGGTACAAGGCGGAGCTCAATGGGAAGGATGGCTTCATTCCCAAGAATTACATCGAAATGAAGGCCCACCCGTAAGTACTTGGGCGCACTGCTCTTGTCATGTTGACAACTTTTCTGCATGCTTGGATTCTCATAGCCATGcctgccccccctccacccccacccatgCAAACGGCCTATGACCCTAATGAgggcaagcggttcagaaagtgGACACACAGTACTGCACAAccacaaaagcaaacacactCTGGATAACTCGACTGAGGCTATTTTTCATGTGTTGACTCGCCGTCGTCGGGCCATTGTTGGGCCTTCCATGATCAATTATTAATGAAATTGCCAACAGACTACAACAAATAGTCACGCCCCAAACGTCAGCTcaccaaaagcaaaacaaagtgaCGTCAGTCGTACTCGCTTGAAAGCTCGACTGCTTTCCGTGTCGGAGGCTGCAGGCTTTTATCTTTAATGAGATATTGACTTTAGCATTGTTGTGCAATGAAACCTTTTTGCCCGCTGGGTCAATTGTTCAGGATGCAttgatacccccccccacccccacccccctccccgaccAAGTCTGCATACATGTACTTGCGTGGTCACTTGTTCAGTTGAAACGAGTTAACGACAGAAACATTTCAACGTAGCACATTTACATTTCCGCCCCGATATcggtcacatttcaaagtcccgattaCACCTGGTTCGTTTTCCATTGGCcgattttgatgacaccaaacccATTTATAAGGACAAAATGGCGAAAAGGCCTTTGTTCCGACGAACCGTGGGAAGTTAACTGCCGCCGCGACCTCGCTCGGGTACAAAATGTACATTGCGGGGTTCCCCTCTGTTGCTTAGCAACACTACTGATGGACTCGTACACGTTTGTGTTTGCGGAGACACGCCGCGCGTACCGGCACAAGAATATCCGTCAAGATGTTTGTATTTCTTGGGGTCCAAACGGTCACCCcaagtgtttgttttctcctccaGATGGTTCTTTGGGAAGATCCCTCGGGCCAAAGCAGAGGAGATGCTCAACAAACAAAGGCACGACGGCGCCTTCCTCATTCGAGAGAGTGAGAGCGCGCCAGGCGACTTCTCCCTCTCAGTCAAGTGAGTAGCGCCGAACAAACCGGGGTTCGACGTTCTCGACGTCCGTCATCGCTCGCTCTCAGAACAATCAACCAGCTTCACACATTTTCGAGCTCGGGCGGTCTGAGTCATCAACGCGGCCGCTTCCTTATTCTCGTGAAGTCCGAGCCGCGTTCGCCCATTATCTTCTTCTCCAGTATTTGCTTCGTAAACGACCTTACTTCCTCTTCTGCGTTTCCAGTTTGACCTTCCCGAAAGATGCGTCTTATCTCTCTAAATGCTTTTCTGGCCGTGCCCCTTTGCAGGTTCGGGAACGATGTGCAGCACTTCAAGGTTCTGCGCGACGGCGCCGGCAAATATTTCCTGTGGGTGGTGAAGTTTAACTCCCTCAACGAGCTGGTGGACTACCATCGCTCCACCTCCGTCTCCCGTAACCAGCAAATCTTTTTGCGGGACATCGAGCAGGTCCACCAGGTAACGACGAGCACGGTAACTTCCTGTGGAGCTATTTGGATTTGTGCCGTCTTGTTTGTTCGTGAACATTAAAGACAAACGTGATGTAATGAAGcaacaaaatatttgcattcaACAAGATTACGCTAGCGTAATGCTAACACAAATTAGCATAGATgtcaatttcatttttctttttcttcgccCTGCCGTGGCACACATCCCAGTTGAAATTTGGAAATGTGATTCTAAGTGTGCAGTGTGACATCCCGCCTTAGTCTCATCCGTGTACTGTAATTAAGAGTTACATCAGTCCCCAGTGTTActgttcccgtttttttttttctcccttgctGTGATGCCGCTGCACCTTGGCTAACGCCCGCCCGCTTGTGTTTCCTCGCTCCCACGGGACAGCATCCCACATACGTGCAGGCGCTCTTTGACTTCGACCCCCAGGAGGAAGGCGAGTTGGGTTTCCGACGCGGCGACTTCATCCAAGTGCTGGACAACTCTGACCCCAACTGGTGGAAAGGCGGTTGCCACGGCCAAACGGGCATGTTCCCGCGCAACTACGTCACGCCGGTCAATCGGAACATGTGAAACAGTCCCGCCATGTAAACGGCCatcgcaccaccaccaccaccatcatcatcatcatcatagtcATCATTCTAGATGTCATCAGAACCTCCACCCTCATCTGATCCCCAAACAACCCCCctactcctccccctcctcttcaccAACCCCACAAGAGCAGGAGCAGGAGAGGAAGAATGCAAACGAGTgaaaagtgagagaaagagagatatCCGACAGGAGCGCCGTCATCGGCGGCGTTTTGTGGTGGGTGGCAGCTGAGCAAAATCCACCTTGACTTGCACCGAGAGCCGTGAGCGCCTCGGTGAGGATTGCAAAAGAGAGAACCAAACGATTCGACTCCCCACGAGCCGCTTCTGTCTACTCCTTAACTTCTTAACATTCTGCCGCCTTGTGTTTGCTTTCGCCGCATGTTCTTTTATCGGCCACGTCCGTTTTAAAGGAAAAACACAGgaaaatgttccaaaaaaaaaaaaga
This region of Hippocampus zosterae strain Florida chromosome 17, ASM2543408v3, whole genome shotgun sequence genomic DNA includes:
- the grb2b gene encoding growth factor receptor-bound protein 2b isoform X1, encoding MEAIAKYDFKATAEDELSFKRGEVLKVLNEECDQNWYKAELNGKDGFIPKNYIEMKAHPWFFGKIPRAKAEEMLNKQRHDGAFLIRESESAPGDFSLSVKFGNDVQHFKVLRDGAGKYFLWVVKFNSLNELVDYHRSTSVSRNQQIFLRDIEQVHQVTTSTHPTYVQALFDFDPQEEGELGFRRGDFIQVLDNSDPNWWKGGCHGQTGMFPRNYVTPVNRNM
- the grb2b gene encoding growth factor receptor-bound protein 2b isoform X2 translates to MEAIAKYDFKATAEDELSFKRGEVLKVLNEECDQNWYKAELNGKDGFIPKNYIEMKAHPWFFGKIPRAKAEEMLNKQRHDGAFLIRESESAPGDFSLSVKFGNDVQHFKVLRDGAGKYFLWVVKFNSLNELVDYHRSTSVSRNQQIFLRDIEQVHQHPTYVQALFDFDPQEEGELGFRRGDFIQVLDNSDPNWWKGGCHGQTGMFPRNYVTPVNRNM